In [Phormidium] sp. ETS-05, the genomic window ATCCAGAGCGTGAGCCAGGGTGACGATCGCCCGGACAATTTTCTGGTGGGTGGGGTCGCTCCCGAGAGACTTCACGAACGAGCGATCGATTTTCAGGGTGTCACAGGGGAACTGATGCAGGTAGCTGAGGGAAGAGTACCCAGTGCCAAAATCATCCAGGCCCAAGCGAATGTGACGCTGACGTAATTGGGAGAGCGTCGCGATCGCGGTTTCGGTATTTTCCATAAGAATGCTTTCGGTAATTTCCAGCTTTAAACTCTGGGAATTTAAACCAGTTGCCGTCAAAATTGAATCAATCATTTCCAGCAAATCCGGCTGCAAAAATTGTTTGCCGGATAAATTAACGCTACAGGTTAAGGCGTTAAAACTGGGGTTTTCCGATTGCCACTGATGGAGCTGGCGGCAGGCTTCTTGCAATATCCATTTCCCCAAAGGGACGATGAGGCCACTTTCTTCCGCCACCGGGATAAACTCTATGGGCGAAATCAGACCCCGCTCTGGATGTTGCCAACGTACCAGAGCTTCAAAACCCACCAAAGTGCCACTGGCGAGAGAAATAATCGGTTGATAAACCAGGAAAAAGGGGTTGCTAATGCCGTTTTCCAGCTCATACACAGCGCGACGGAGGTCATTTTCTAGGTGGAGAAGCGCCACCACCCGATCGCGCATCGCCGTATCAAACACCGCATGACGGCCCTTACCCGCCTGCTTAGCGCGATACATAGCGATATCTGCATCCCGCAACAAGTCCGCCGGTCGGCAACAGTCAGAACCACTCAAAGCAATACCAATGCTAGCGGTAATAAACAGCTCATGTCCTTGCAAACAGAAAGGCGGCTGTAGTTGACGGTGAATACTTTCTGCTAGAGCAGTAGCATCATCAACAGTGCTGATATTCTCGCTCAAGATTACAAAATGGTCGCCCCCCAAACGCGCCAAAGTATCTCCCGGACGCAAACAGGCTTCCAAGCGGAGGGCAATTACAATTAACAGCATATCCCCCACCGCGTGTCCCAAGCTGTCATTCACCAACTTAAACCGGTCTAAGTCGATAAACAGAACCGAAAATAGATAATCTGGTTGCCGTTTAGATTGGATCCCCGCTTCCCGCAAACGCTCCATGAGTAGGGCGCGGTTGGGCAAACCGGTGAGAGAATCGTGATATGCTTGGTGGAATAGCTGCTCTTCCGCTGCTTTGCGCTGCGTGATATCGGTTTGCACCCCGATATAGTGAGTGATTTTTCCCTGGTCGTTTTCCACCGGCGAGAGGCGTAACTCATTCCAGAACAAACTGCCATTTTTGCGGTAGTTGCGCAGCACTACAGTGCAGTCAGTTCCCTGGTTGATAGCATCACGCAGTTTCTCTAATTCCGGTTGGTTTTTATCTACACCTTGGAGAAAGCTGCAGTTGCGTCCGAGGACTTCAGCCGCCGTGTAACCGGTGATTTGTTCAAAACTGGGGTTAACATAGACTAAGGGGGTGTGGGCTTTTGCTTCCGAGATGACAATACCATCGGAAGAAGCCGAAATCGCCCTTTCCAGGAGGCGTAACTTTTCTTCTTGCTGTTTGCGCTCGGTAACATCCCGACAATTGAGGACAAAACCGTTAATGCTCGGTTCGTGACTCCAGTTACTCCCCACGGCATCCAAATATACCCAATTGCCAGAACAGTGGCGGAAGCGAAACTCGATTTTTACCACTTGTCCTGGTTGTTTCAGCGCCTTAAAAAACTTTTCTATTACCAGTTTCCGCTCTTGGGGGTGGATGTAATCTAGAGCATTTTTCCTGAGTAATGCTCCGGATTCATAGCCCAAAATCCGCTCTACCGAGGGACTTTGATAGTGGATAGTGCCGTCAGCACAGACCACCGCGATCGCATCGGAGGAATACTGCACCAAGGAGCGGAACCGCGCTTCACTTTTAGCCAGAGACGTTACCGCCTGCTGCCGATCGTGAACATTAAGCGCCGTCAGACATACCCCCATCACCTCGCCAGTATCGTTAAATACCGGCCCATAGCTAAACTCAAACCACACTCCCTGAATCGGCTTTTCTAGGCGAATGTACTCCCCCTGAAGAGCCGCTGCAAAATGGATATTAAAACTGTCTAAATCTTCCGCCGCCACATACTGATAAATTGAATCTCCTTCGCGGATTTGTTTCTGCCAAACCAGTTGGGCATTTTCCGCAGCTATTTTGTTAAACGATTGGATTTTATAATCGCGGTCAATTAATAAAATAGATTGCAAAGAAGAGTTAAGAATCGCTTTTAAGTTAGCCTCCGATTGCGCTAAAGCCGTTTTTAACTGAACCCGTTCCGTAATGTCTTGATAAGTTTTGATAATTACCGGCTCACCATCCCAATCCAGGCATTCCGCCGCAATACTCACCCATGTAGGTCCTTCCCCAGGGGTGATGCCACTGAATTTCTTCACTTGCACCTCATAGTTAACCAAGCAACCATTGGTAGCAAGAAGCGCTCTCAAGAACTTGCGCCGCTCCCCCCGATGACAAAACAAGTCATGGAACGGTTGACCAACTGCCAAACCTGCCTCCAAGCCAAACAACTCCCCGAAGTGGGAGTTGGCATCAATGATCACACCATCGCGGGCCCGTTCCAGAGACATCGCTACTGGCATGAAAGCCATTAACTGGCGCCAGTTGGCCCCCTTGTGAGATATGGACTCCCCCGATTGGGGCGAACTACCACCAGAACTCGTCTTTACCCCTGAGTGCATTCTGTCTCGGAGGGGGGAGGACAGAAGCGGACGGGGACGCCCGGACTCCTCCCCCTCGGATTTGATCCCTGCCAGATTTGCTGACTGCATCTTTACTACCATCCATTCCTCGTCGCCTGTAGGCTCAATAAATTTCATCGGCGCTACTTCTCACAACCATGCCTGAATCCACCAGCCCTTGGACCCCTCAGCTTTTTTCTGGGGTTCTTGATATTTTCCTCATTGGTTGATAAAAATCTTCATAAAGATTTGATATCAATATTATTGAGGTTTGATAAATTTGCCTCCGTACCCCACACCCCCACCCCGACCTCTCTGTTTTTCCCGTATCGGATACTGATGCAGCCCTATCATTTTAAATTTAAGTTACTAAATACCACAATCCGAGAGAATAAGTCAACATAATTTAAGATTCTTTAACAAAACTTCATAAAACGAGAGGAAATTACACTCGGGGCGGGTATTCAAAAATCAAGGTGCAACCGCTACAGTGAAAAAATCATGGATTTTGTCCCTTGTCACTTGTCCCTTGTCCCTTGTCACTTGTCACTTGTCCCTTGTCTTCCTTCATTTGTATGAATAAGTAAAGTACAAATGACCAAGGACAAAGGACAAATGACCAATTACAAATGACTAAGGACAAAATCCATAGGAAACACACATAGGAGAGTAGCTTTAATGCTCGCATCTTACCGCCAACACGTGGCCGCTAGAGCCGCCGAAGGTATCCCACCCCTACCCCTGAATGCGGAACAAACTGCCGCTTTGTGCGAACTATTGCAAAATCCTCCCCAGGGAGAGGAGGAAACTTTGCGGCATTTGCTGCGCGATCGCATCCCCCCCGGAGTGGACCAAGCCGCCTACGTCAAAGCGGGATTTCTCACCGCCATTGCCAAAGGCGAAACCACCAGTCCCCTAGTTTCTCCCGTAGAAGCCATAGAACTCCTCGGCACAATGGTCGGCGGCTATAACGTCGGGTCCTTGATTGAGCTGCTATCATCGGAAACCGCCGAAATTGCTCAAGCCGCCGCCGAAGCCTTGAAAAAAACCCTGCTGGTGTTCGACGCTCTGCACGATGTGCTAGAACTGTCTGCCACCAACAATTACGCCAAACAAGTAATCGACTCTTGGGCAGCCGCCGAGTGGTTCACCAGTCGCAACCCCCTACCAGAGCAAATTACCGTTACTGTCTTTAAAGTGCCTGGGGAAACCAACACCGATGATTTATCCCCAGCGCGTCATGCCACCACCCGCCCCGATATCCCCCTCCACGCCAAAGCGATGCTGGAATCACGGCTAACTGGGGCATTGGAAACCATAGCCGAACTGAAGCAAAAAGGCTATCCCGTCGCCTATGTGGGAGATGTGGTGGGTACGGGTAGCTCCCGCAAGTCTGCGATTAACTCCGTACTGTGGAACTTGGGCGATGATATTCCCTGTGTGCCCAATAAACGCGCTGGAGGGTATATCTTAGGTGGCGCGATCGCCCCCATCTTCTTCAACACCGCCGAAGACTCCGGCGCCCTCCCCATAGAATGCGATGTCACCCAAATCAACACCGGCGACATCATCACCATCCACCCCTACAAAGGTGAAATCACCAACCAAAACGGCCAAGTAATTTCCACCTTCACCCTCAAACCCAACACCATCCTCGACGAAGTACGCGCCGGAGGTCGGATCCCCCTCATCATCGGACGCAGCCTCACCGACAAAACCCGCAAAGCACTAGGACTCGACCTGAGCCCCACCTTCACCCGTCCCCAACTCCCCGAAGACACCAAAAAAGGCTTCACCCTCGCCCAAAAAATCGTCGGTCAAGCCTGCGGACTCCCCGGCGTCCGTCCCGGCACCTCCTGCGAACCCCTAATGACCACCGTCGGTTCCCAAGACACCACCGGACCCATGACCCGGGACGAACTCAAAGAACTCGCCTGCCTCGGCTTCTCCGCCGACTTGGTAATGCAGAGCTTCTGTCACACCGCCGCCTATCCCAAACCGGTAGATATCAAAACCCACAAAGAACTACCCGACTTCTTCTCCACCCGAGGCGGCGTCGCCTTACGACCAGGAGACGGCATCATCCATTCCTGGCTCAACCGGATGCTCCTTCCCGACACCGTAGGTACTGGCGGCGACTCCCACACCCGCTTCCCCCTAGGCATATCCTTCCCCGCCGGTTCCGGCTTAGTCGCCTTCGCCGCCGCCCTCGGGGTGATGCCATTAGATATGCCTGAATCAGTCTTAGTCCGGTTTAAAGGCGAATTGCAACCGGGCGTCACCCTCCGGGATATCGTCAACGCCATTCCTTATGTGGCAATTCAACAAGGACTGCTCACCGTCGCCAAAGAAAACAAGAAAAACATCTTCTCTGGGCGGATCATGGAAATGGAAGGCTTACCCGATTTAAAAGTCGAGCAAGCCTTTGAGTTGACCGACGCCACCGCTGAGCGTTCCTGTGCCGGATGTACGATTAAACTCAGCGAGGAAACTGTCGCTGAATATATCCGATCGAACATCGCCCTCCTGAAAAACATGGTGGCGCGGGGATATCAAGATGGCCGTACCATCATGCGCCGCGTCGCCAAAATGGAGCAATGGTTAGCCAATCCCCAATTACTCAGCGCCGACAGCGATGCCGAATACGCCGAAATCATCGAAGTTGATTTAAACCAAATCAAAGAGCCCATAGTTGCTGCCCCCAACGACCCAGACAACATTAAATTAATGTCTGAATGCGCTGGGGACACCATCCATGAAGTGTTTATCGGTTCCTGCATGACCAACATCGGCCATTATCGCGCTGCCGCGAAAATATTGGAAAATGCAGGCACGGCCAAAGTGCGGTTATGGATTTGTCCTCCCACCCGCATGGATGAAAAACAACTTCGGGAAGAGGGAGTTTATGGCGTATTTGCTGCCGCTGGTGCCCGCACAGAAATGCCGGGATGCAGTCTTTGTATGGGGAATCAAGCCCGCGTAGAAGATGGCGTTACCGTGTTTTCTACTTCTACCCGCAACTTCAACAACCGTATGGGCAAAGATGCGCGAGTTTATCTCGGTTCGGCTGAATTAGCGGCAGTTTGCGCCCTGCTCGGACGCATTCCCACGGTGGAGGAATATACTGCGATCGTCACCGAGAAAATCAATCCCTTTGCAGCGGAATTATATCGCTATCTCAACTTTGACCAAATTGCTGGTTTTGAAGATGAAGGGCGCGTGATTCCTTTGGAAGAAATGCCCAAAATTGAGGATATTTTGGGAATGCCTGTAGGCGCTGGTAAGTAAACCGGTTCGTAGGGGTGATTCGCGAATCACCCCTACAGCCCAAAATATGTCAAGAGGGCTAAAGCCCAACATTTTACCCACCAAATGGAAAAATAAAGATGGGACGGAATATAGAAGAAATAATAAACTCGTTGCCCCCAGAACGCCGGGAAAAAATTGAGCGTCGTAGCGCCGAGCTGCTGACTGAATATAGAACCAGACAAAAGCTAAAAGAGATTTTAGAAAATAGCGAAAAATTTGGCATTGATGAAGAATTAATGATCTTATTATTGATGGTGCGGTTACTGAAGCATTTCCAGGTAAGTGCATTAAGATTAACCGCGCCGCTAAAAACCAACCTAGCCCGACTTTGTGATTTAGTTGAAGAATTCAAAGGGAGCCTAGAGGTAGTAGTCAATTTGCCTGGTGAATCACCCGTGCGTTTGCCGATCGCTATACAGGAGGAAATGATGTCTGAAACCAATGTAATTACAAATACCACACCGGAACCACCAGTTTCCCATGCTCTGAGCGAATTCCTCCCCCAACTTTTGCAAGAAATCCAGCAAACTCCCAAAGAATACTGGCCAAATCTCCTGCAAATTATCCGCCTGTTTCGCGAAAGCGTCAATGGAGACAAACCAGCATCCGCTCTTTTGGAGAAACAGGCTATAGAGATTACTCCCGCCCAACAATATGAAGCCTTGAGCCAACTCATCCAGTCTTGGGTAGATGAGGGAGACGAACAAGAGCAAACCGAAACCGCCGAGTATCTGCGGCAAGTCCTCGATTAAAATCGTTAATCTGTGCCGTCTAATCATTTAAGATAAGTACGAGAGGTAAATCATCGTATGGCATTACACAATCGCCAGTATTTTGCCGACTACAAACAGGAAGGGCATAACTGGATTACACTGGTGACAGGAGAGTATTATCCAGATATATTAGACGATGCTTGCAACCTTTATGAACCAGTTTTGGTTAAATTCGGACAACTTCTGAAATCTTCGGAATCATCAGAGCGATTATTAATTCAAATTTCGGAAACATCTGCACAATGGATGCGCATCCAGCTAGCTAGGGTTTTTCGCAAGTATGTCAGCCCGGAAACCCCAGTTGAAATGCTGAAAAAGAAAAATAAAGTGAGAGAAATATGTGATAACTTTGGCTCTGGGTTTAGGCCAATTCAGGAAGTGCAGGCAGCTTATGCCACTCGCCCAATTCGGGATGAGGCTCTATGTGCAGTTTTATGGGAGTACAAAGACAGGGGAAAAAAAGGTTATGACTTAACAGAGCGATTTTTTTCTATGTGGCGGTCAAGATTTCCAGGGCTAGAGATTCAAGGACCATCAGGCGCAGGTAAGGATATCCTGATGGGAAAGGTGTTCCCAGATTATCCCAATCCCAGCCGTCCGGTTGATTTTGTGATTTATGATAATAATGATAATCGGGTTGTGTTAGCGATCGGGTTAGCTCGGTATGATTCAGATAGAGGAGGAGCGCAAGAGGACGATCGTATTGGTGGATATCGAAATTGTGCCGAGGAAATCCTCGGCTATGCAAACAGCCATAATCTTAAAACAAAGGTAATCTTCCTTAACGATGGGCCAGGACTGCTGCTGGGTTCCATGTGGGATGATTATGCTAAACTGGAAGCCAGCGGATATGGCAAAATTATGGTGCTAACTTTGCGGATGATTCCAGAAAGAATAACTACTAAATGGTTGCATTCTTAAAAAAAGGAGTAAACGTGGCTACAGGAATACCTAAAAGCCAATGGAATGGGGCGGATGTTGATGAAGCTGAAACCAAATCAGATAACAGCTTAGATATTCATCTGGCCTATCCGGGAAAACAGACGGAAGCGGAAATTTTAGCAACTCACCCGGCAAAATGTGTGATGTTGGGCAAAGTCGGTGATGCAATTAATCGGCTATACTATGGTGATAACCAACCAATTTTGGCTAATTTACTAAACGACGCCACGATTAAGCAAAAGATTAAGCTAATTTATATTGACCCACCCTTTGCCACTAAAAGTATCTTTCAATCCCGCAATCAGCAAAATGCTTACCAAGATTTGTTATTTGGTAGTCGTTACCTGGAATTTTTGCGGCACAGACTGGTTTTGCTCAGGGAAATATTAGCGGATGATGGGTCGATTTACCTGCATCTGGATGAAAATATGGCTTTTCATGCCAAAATTATTCTGGATGAAATATTTGGTCAGAGTAATTTTAGGAATTGGATTACTAGAAAAAAGTGCAATCCTAAAAATTATACGAGCCATACTTATGGTAACATTTCTGATTTTATTTTATTTTACACCAAATCTAATCAATATATTTGGAATCGTCCTTTTGAAGCCTGGACGGAAGAGCGGGCAAAAAAGGAATATGAATATATCGAACCAGAAACGGGACGTCGGTATAAAAAGGTGCCAATCCATGCGCCGGGGGTACGTAATGGGGAGACGGGTCAGCCTTGGCGGGGGATGATGCCTCCTCCGGGCAAGCATTGGCAATTTACTCCGAAAACTCTGGATGAAATGGATGCTAGAGGGGAGATTTTTTGGTCTAAAAATGGCAATCCCCGCCGCAAAGTTTATTTAGATGCTAGTCAAGGGGTGCCGGTACAAGATATTTGGCTGGATTATCGGGATGCGCATAATCAGAATATCAAAGTTACGGGATATCCGACGGAAAAAAATCCCGCTTTGTTGGCGCGGGTGATTCAGGCGTCATCTAATGAGGGTGATTTAGTGTTAGATTGCTTTTCCGGTTCGGGGACTACTTTGGTGGTGGCGGATGAGTTGGGGCGCCGCTGGCTAGGTATTGATAACAGTATGGAGGCGATATCTACTACTCTCAAGCGTTTTGCTAATGGTTCTGAGCGGATGGGGGATTTTGTTAGTCAGGGAAAACAGCAGGTGCAA contains:
- a CDS encoding site-specific DNA-methyltransferase, which produces MVAFLKKGVNVATGIPKSQWNGADVDEAETKSDNSLDIHLAYPGKQTEAEILATHPAKCVMLGKVGDAINRLYYGDNQPILANLLNDATIKQKIKLIYIDPPFATKSIFQSRNQQNAYQDLLFGSRYLEFLRHRLVLLREILADDGSIYLHLDENMAFHAKIILDEIFGQSNFRNWITRKKCNPKNYTSHTYGNISDFILFYTKSNQYIWNRPFEAWTEERAKKEYEYIEPETGRRYKKVPIHAPGVRNGETGQPWRGMMPPPGKHWQFTPKTLDEMDARGEIFWSKNGNPRRKVYLDASQGVPVQDIWLDYRDAHNQNIKVTGYPTEKNPALLARVIQASSNEGDLVLDCFSGSGTTLVVADELGRRWLGIDNSMEAISTTLKRFANGSERMGDFVSQGKQQVQQLSLFDGDESANGGNFLYPPSSIVKNFGLYADAAVAGDLQSFVGSLMEM
- a CDS encoding EAL domain-containing protein, encoding MKFIEPTGDEEWMVVKMQSANLAGIKSEGEESGRPRPLLSSPLRDRMHSGVKTSSGGSSPQSGESISHKGANWRQLMAFMPVAMSLERARDGVIIDANSHFGELFGLEAGLAVGQPFHDLFCHRGERRKFLRALLATNGCLVNYEVQVKKFSGITPGEGPTWVSIAAECLDWDGEPVIIKTYQDITERVQLKTALAQSEANLKAILNSSLQSILLIDRDYKIQSFNKIAAENAQLVWQKQIREGDSIYQYVAAEDLDSFNIHFAAALQGEYIRLEKPIQGVWFEFSYGPVFNDTGEVMGVCLTALNVHDRQQAVTSLAKSEARFRSLVQYSSDAIAVVCADGTIHYQSPSVERILGYESGALLRKNALDYIHPQERKLVIEKFFKALKQPGQVVKIEFRFRHCSGNWVYLDAVGSNWSHEPSINGFVLNCRDVTERKQQEEKLRLLERAISASSDGIVISEAKAHTPLVYVNPSFEQITGYTAAEVLGRNCSFLQGVDKNQPELEKLRDAINQGTDCTVVLRNYRKNGSLFWNELRLSPVENDQGKITHYIGVQTDITQRKAAEEQLFHQAYHDSLTGLPNRALLMERLREAGIQSKRQPDYLFSVLFIDLDRFKLVNDSLGHAVGDMLLIVIALRLEACLRPGDTLARLGGDHFVILSENISTVDDATALAESIHRQLQPPFCLQGHELFITASIGIALSGSDCCRPADLLRDADIAMYRAKQAGKGRHAVFDTAMRDRVVALLHLENDLRRAVYELENGISNPFFLVYQPIISLASGTLVGFEALVRWQHPERGLISPIEFIPVAEESGLIVPLGKWILQEACRQLHQWQSENPSFNALTCSVNLSGKQFLQPDLLEMIDSILTATGLNSQSLKLEITESILMENTETAIATLSQLRQRHIRLGLDDFGTGYSSLSYLHQFPCDTLKIDRSFVKSLGSDPTHQKIVRAIVTLAHALDMDVTAEGIETTNQVEQLANLGCEFAQGYFFSPPVSAIVATSLVSSPEPSCPYRPYSRS
- the acnB gene encoding bifunctional aconitate hydratase 2/2-methylisocitrate dehydratase, which codes for MLASYRQHVAARAAEGIPPLPLNAEQTAALCELLQNPPQGEEETLRHLLRDRIPPGVDQAAYVKAGFLTAIAKGETTSPLVSPVEAIELLGTMVGGYNVGSLIELLSSETAEIAQAAAEALKKTLLVFDALHDVLELSATNNYAKQVIDSWAAAEWFTSRNPLPEQITVTVFKVPGETNTDDLSPARHATTRPDIPLHAKAMLESRLTGALETIAELKQKGYPVAYVGDVVGTGSSRKSAINSVLWNLGDDIPCVPNKRAGGYILGGAIAPIFFNTAEDSGALPIECDVTQINTGDIITIHPYKGEITNQNGQVISTFTLKPNTILDEVRAGGRIPLIIGRSLTDKTRKALGLDLSPTFTRPQLPEDTKKGFTLAQKIVGQACGLPGVRPGTSCEPLMTTVGSQDTTGPMTRDELKELACLGFSADLVMQSFCHTAAYPKPVDIKTHKELPDFFSTRGGVALRPGDGIIHSWLNRMLLPDTVGTGGDSHTRFPLGISFPAGSGLVAFAAALGVMPLDMPESVLVRFKGELQPGVTLRDIVNAIPYVAIQQGLLTVAKENKKNIFSGRIMEMEGLPDLKVEQAFELTDATAERSCAGCTIKLSEETVAEYIRSNIALLKNMVARGYQDGRTIMRRVAKMEQWLANPQLLSADSDAEYAEIIEVDLNQIKEPIVAAPNDPDNIKLMSECAGDTIHEVFIGSCMTNIGHYRAAAKILENAGTAKVRLWICPPTRMDEKQLREEGVYGVFAAAGARTEMPGCSLCMGNQARVEDGVTVFSTSTRNFNNRMGKDARVYLGSAELAAVCALLGRIPTVEEYTAIVTEKINPFAAELYRYLNFDQIAGFEDEGRVIPLEEMPKIEDILGMPVGAGK